CCTGAACTGGACTCCCTGCCACCACTACACTCCCTCCACTCCAGGAGACATGAACCCACCTGCCCTGGACTGAGGGAGTGAAGGTCTGACCGGCTGTGGGGTGTGGTGCTGGTGGTGAgggtctttgttttgttggaacAAGTTTTTAAAGGAATGAACAGATAAATTGATCCCGAGATTCCCAGATTGGAATCTGGTCTGGAATCATCAACAgcataacattttaatttctgcaGCACTTTGGTGGACCGATGCTGGAGTAAGGCAAATAATCAGATATTAAAGAGGTTATATTATTCTTTTggtgtttttgcctttcctttactgtgttatttagctttttttttttgcatgtactaggtctgcaaagtgaaaaagccatgaaaaagacgttatataaatactgtatatatatatatatatatatatatatatatatatatatatatatatatatatatatatatatatgtctcactccgtagctaaaacggagcgttcaggacacagtgtgaaaagggtgCTGCAatcatgagaaaaataatgtgttttttgagaatGGAAatatgtaaacctgttctactaggacccccaaataaaagtatgaacctgaaaactAGCACaacatgacctctttaaaaTCAAACTCACAGTATAATGATCGCCTGTAACACATTTCAAAAGTCTGGGTGGCTGAACCAGTTTGATGGTGAAACACAGCAGACGTAAACACCAAAGTACTGGAAATTAATGAATCTGTTTATTTAGTatcacagtgaggaaaaataaagaccagaaataaaaaattctcATGCAACGATAATCAATTTATAATCACATCACATCGTACCCCTCAATACTTACATCTGAATACATCTATATTCTGTTTGCATCATCCCTCATTAAAACTGACACCACGAtgagataaaagacaaaaataaaacattcatgttAAATTCCATTCACAAAGAAAAAGTGATTATAGATACAAACGATTATACTGTCTATAAGCATTACCAACAAACTGTTTCAGCAGATGCTTAAGATTGACAATcaacaaatgagaaaaacaaatcgGTAATCATTGTGAATATGTGGATGGTAAGTTATAAATGATAAATCAGTTCTTTACGATTGTTCAAGAGCTCAAAGGTCAAACAAAGAATCAAAAACTCATAACTACTGTCACTGAaaggcacaaaacaaaaatcaatcaaaataattaattaactCGCTCACAATAATGAACCTTCAATAACATCAAGTACAAACTTAAGAACTCAAAGCAGTATTGATGGTTTCATCACTGGtgaactattaaaaaaaaaagctgcttgtCAACGTGATGTGATCTAGTCTAAATAAGGAGACAGCGTGTCACATGTTCAGACAGTCTCTCCTGAAGACATTCATAGTTAATATatagaaaaaatagaaataatatataataatatatattggTATAATAGAAAAAAGGCTGCATCTAAATGCCCTCTGGACTTGTGGACTGAGCCCTTGCATCCTCGGGTCGCAAGGCTGACATACTGTAAGCCGCTGATAGACAGGCCTAAAGACGACCTCTATAACCTTAACttctacatatttctgtatcaCGATGTGgttaaatattatttctggCCAACAAGATTCAAggaatgtttaaataaagtaattCAGTCAGTAAAGTCTGGTGAAGTCCGCACCTCAAGTGGACTTtctggaagtctgcagaaagtccaCTTGAGGCCTCTTGTGGACTGGATAAATTGTGGGTCTGGACCATCACTTGCAGACTTCCCGCGAACAAAGAGCATAcgagctgagagagaagttaAAACTCCACCTACTTTCTCAacctcacacacagctgaccAATTACTGAGTCAGACTGGTGGATGTCAGACGCCCCTCCAAAAAAGGTGTTTGGGGGAAGGGTTTCTGAAGAAACTTTCTGATTTTGGCATTCAAGAGAACTGATTCTACTGTGTCTATGAGCtttattttacaacacagtGATTATGTTTTGCACgctatttgttcttttttggttCCTCTGATTCCTCTGAATCCTCTGAATCCTCTGAATCCCTTGGGAATTTGGCTACGAGTTTGGCTTTGGCTGTGACTTCAGCTCCATCTTTGGTTGTGACTTTGACTGCGACTTTGGCTTTGGCTGTGACTTTGACTCCGCCTATGGCAAGAGCTGTGCCGACTCCGGCTCCAACTGAGCCTCCAATGACGACCGCAGCTATGGAGCCACTGCATAATTTGAGTCCGATTGCGGCTCCACCTGCGCCTCCTAATATCAGGCCTGCTGCAACGAGGaagatatcaaataaatgatCATATACGAAATTTCGTAGTTGTTCTTCGCTAGCTGACAAACCTGTCTTACCTGCAGCCGCACCTGTTTGAACTGCCACACCTGTTTGAACTGTCTCACCTGACAGGTTCCTTCCTTCATTATTAAACAGCATCTTGAACTTGTCATTGGTGAAGTGCTGTCCACCATTAACTGTGACCATCTCATCTATCTTATTCAGAAGGTTTCTAAcctgctctctgtttttcttgtctgtGTTGTCCACCACACAGTATCTACCACCACACATGGAGACCAGTTTTGACACATGTTGAGCATTTTTGGACTGAGAATGGATCAAATCATCAATGGACCTGCCTTTTAGCCCCTTTCCATGAGTGAAAAGGACCATGGAGTACTGACGAGCACTACAAACATCACTGTCAAACACTTTTGGAAGATGCTCAAACATTCGGACGTCTTCTTGTGTGATTCTGCCGAGTCTGACCACAAAGACAAAGGCATGTGGTCCTGGACTGGCCTTTACTAATGACTTCCCGATCTCCCTGAACAGTTGTTCACGAGTCAGAACTTCATCAGTGAATCCTGGAGTGTCCACCACTGTGACCTGACGACCCTCCACTATGGCTGATTTAGAGACAGCCTCTGCAGTGACTGGATCAAAGTCACAGCCTGAGTCAAACTGATCTGACCCCAGGATGGTGTTTCCTGTTGCACTTTTCCCTGCTCCAGGTAGACCGAGCAGCACAATCCTCCTGACTGCCGTGGGATGTgcaactgaaggaaaaaaaacacagagagacgtCAGATTGTAGTACTGGTAGACAACTACTCAGGTAGACAAGCTGATGAACTGATGCACAGTCAATCAGGTCATTCACTTACTGACCGTTTTTAGGGTGGCCTGCACTTTTACCAACTCCTGAAAAACCCGGAATAACCATGGTGAGATCTGGATCTGTGTTTGAGAAGCACAAAAACCTGGTGGAGACAATAGGAAGAGGTTAGAAAGTCTGAAAGGTATTTTGGGAGAAAgcttgaaaatacatttttacaaagatgaaaataaaaaaagatacgATAATTGTCAACTTTCTTACCGTGGTATACCTcagaaatatcaatatatcactGCAACCCTATTGGAAATTGTACCCACCACTGAGATCATCAAGGTAATAAACGTAAAAAATAATCGCCTAAAAATAACTTGACTTTGGTGCAGCATAGATACAGTagcattgttgtattttttgatgttataggacttttttttatatcatgttGTTATAATTTCATATCACATtttcagtagtagtagtagtagtttaaACTATTTTTCCTATGCAGCTGTAGAGAACCAAACTAGACGTCACCCTGCTGTAGTAACTTTGTCAAACTGTATATTCAGTAAAATGATTAAAGTTGCTCATGCACAGTTGCACAACTTGTTGGACAAGATGACTCATCAGATAAAACTTCATGTGTCTGAGGGAACAAAGCAGCCACAACAGCACAGCTTGTCAGAACAAGAAGTATGATTCTGTTGAGCTACACTTTTCTCTTTCCACATAAAGTCTGGT
This is a stretch of genomic DNA from Pagrus major chromosome 2, Pma_NU_1.0. It encodes these proteins:
- the LOC141013397 gene encoding GTPase IMAP family member 7-like, with the protein product MVIPGFSGVGKSAGHPKNVAHPTAVRRIVLLGLPGAGKSATGNTILGSDQFDSGCDFDPVTAEAVSKSAIVEGRQVTVVDTPGFTDEVLTREQLFREIGKSLVKASPGPHAFVFVVRLGRITQEDVRMFEHLPKVFDSDVCSARQYSMVLFTHGKGLKGRSIDDLIHSQSKNAQHVSKLVSMCGGRYCVVDNTDKKNREQVRNLLNKIDEMVTVNGGQHFTNDKFKMLFNNEGRNLSGETVQTGVAVQTGAAAGKTGLSASEEQLRNFVYDHLFDIFLVAAGLILGGAGGAAIGLKLCSGSIAAVVIGGSVGAGVGTALAIGGVKVTAKAKVAVKVTTKDGAEVTAKAKLVAKFPRDSEDSEDSEESEEPKKNK